The proteins below come from a single Gaiellales bacterium genomic window:
- a CDS encoding cobalamin-independent methionine synthase II family protein, whose product MVRAHTDVVGSLLRPPELLAARERFERGDLAPPEFKRIEDEAVDAAVRLQEQAGIDVVTDGEMRRLSFQSGLPDAVDGFGEVPLDAYLWGEWHGGQDVGDKATDRPPRLGVKQPLARRRHIAAEELTYLRGRTTRIPKVTLTSPSLYANLWSPDVSRDAYPTLDAFLEDVVAIMCDEVRELARLGAVYLQLDAPHYPLLIDPATRAFYESQGWTLERWLDRGIELDNAVIDAAPGVTFGFHLCRGNQGSRWLVSGGYDPIAPRVFRGVRAQRLLLEYDDERSGGFEPLREVPDDRMVVLGLVTTKSGRRETADELQRRTREAAAHIDLERLAISPQCGFATSVIGNAVTVDDERAKLRTIAEAAARLWG is encoded by the coding sequence CGCCGCCCGTGAGCGCTTCGAGCGCGGTGACCTTGCCCCGCCGGAGTTCAAGCGCATCGAGGACGAGGCCGTCGACGCCGCCGTGCGCCTCCAGGAGCAGGCCGGCATCGACGTCGTGACCGACGGCGAGATGCGCCGCCTGTCCTTCCAGAGCGGCCTGCCGGACGCGGTCGACGGCTTCGGCGAGGTTCCGCTCGATGCCTACCTCTGGGGCGAGTGGCACGGCGGCCAGGACGTCGGCGACAAGGCCACCGACCGGCCGCCCCGGCTCGGCGTGAAACAGCCGCTCGCGAGGCGCCGGCACATCGCGGCCGAGGAGCTCACGTACCTGCGCGGCCGCACCACGCGGATCCCGAAGGTGACGCTGACAAGCCCCAGCCTATACGCGAACCTCTGGTCGCCGGACGTGTCGCGCGACGCCTATCCGACCCTGGACGCGTTCCTCGAGGACGTCGTGGCCATCATGTGCGACGAGGTGCGGGAGCTGGCCCGGCTGGGCGCCGTCTACCTCCAGCTCGACGCGCCCCACTACCCGCTGCTGATCGATCCCGCCACGCGGGCGTTCTACGAATCGCAGGGCTGGACGCTGGAGCGATGGCTCGACCGCGGCATCGAGCTCGACAACGCGGTGATCGACGCGGCGCCGGGGGTCACGTTCGGCTTCCACCTCTGCCGCGGCAACCAGGGCAGCCGCTGGCTCGTGTCCGGCGGCTACGACCCGATCGCGCCACGCGTGTTCCGCGGCGTCCGGGCGCAGCGGCTGCTGCTCGAGTACGACGACGAGCGGTCCGGCGGGTTCGAGCCGCTGCGCGAGGTGCCCGACGACCGTATGGTGGTGCTCGGGCTGGTCACGACGAAGTCCGGACGCCGGGAGACCGCCGACGAACTCCAGCGGCGCACGCGCGAGGCCGCCGCGCACATCGACCTCGAGCGGCTCGCGATCTCGCCGCAGTGCGGGTTCGCGACGTCCGTGATCGGCAACGCCGTCACCGTGGACGACGAGCGCGCCAAGCTGCGCACGATCGCGGAGGCCGCCGCCCGCCTCTGGGGCTGA